The genomic segment ATGGAAGGCGGCGCAAGCACAAGCCGACGCCGCCAACGCCGACGGCAGGCCGACGCTGTCGCTGTTCGCCACCGGCGACCGTAGCGACACGCCGATCACCCAGGTGTCATCCAAGCAGACCATCACCAGCCGCAGCATCGGCCTGCAAGTCAACATTCCACTGTTCGATGGCTTCAGCCGCAAATACAAGACGCGCGGCGCCCAGGCCCAGGCCGAGAGCAAGGAAGCCGAGCTCGCCAATATCGAACAACAGGTCACGCTGGAAGTATGGAAAAGCCACCAGGCTCTGCGCACCGAGACCGAAAACCTGCACAGCACCGACATCCTGCTGCACAGCGCCCGTCAATCCTTCGACGTGGCGCAGGGACGCTACAAGGCCGGCGTCGGTACCATCCTGGAATTGCTGAAGGCGCAAAGCGACCTGGCCAGCGCACAGCAACAGCGCATCCTGTCGCTGACCAGTTGGCAGACAGCCAGATTACGTCTTGCGGCCAGCCTGGGACGTTTGCAGATCGACGGCATTCAATGAAACAGGATGGAAACTGCGGAGAAAGTTTTTAGGAATAAATTTGATTTGCATGCCCGAAAACAAAAAGCCCGCTTGCGCGGGCTTTTTATGTTTTGGCGTCCCCAGGGGGATTCGCCTACATACCGCAGGCCGCGGAATCGCTTGCAAGCGATTCCCTTCTCATCCCCCGCGTAAGCCGCGCAGGCGGCTTACTTGTGGCCACCAAAACAAAAAAGCCCGCTTGCGCGGGCTTTTTATGTTTTGGCGTCCCCAGGGGGATTCGAACCCCCGTACTCACCGTGAAAGGGTGATGTCCTAGGCCTCTAGACGATGGGGACAGTAATCTGTCCGTACTGGCCTTTACTGCTGCTTGCTACTACTTTATTACTGCTGATAAAAACAATAAAGGCCGCATTGGGCGGCCTTCTTGATTGTATCGAATACACTCAGTACCGAAAATCTGCGACCAATTTTTGCTCGCTTACCTGTCGATACCAAAAGAATTCTGGCGTCCCCAGGGGGATTCGAACCCCCGTACTCACCGTGAAAGGGTGATGTCCTAGGCCTCTAGACGATGGGGACAGTAATCTGTCCGTGCTACGTTTGCTGCCTTGCTACAAGTCCTGCTTCTGCTACCAATTTGCTGGTGGAGGTAAGCGGGATCGAACCGCTGACCTCTTGCATGCCATGCAAGCGCTCTCCCAGCTGAGCTATACCCCCGTTTGCAGAAGCGAGATTATAGCAAGCTTATTTAGCGCTTGTAAATCCCGATTTGCAGATTTATTGCAGATTTACACCAGATAAGGCTGCAAACGCGCTAACACTGTGTCGCGGCCGAACAATTCCAGCACCGCATCGATCGCGGGCGTCTGCAACTGGCCGGTCACCATCAGGCGCAAAGGCATCGCGAACTGCGGCATCTTCAACGTATGCGCGGCCAGCACTTCCTTGATCATCGGCGCCAGGCTTTCCTTGTTCCATTCGACCGTTGCGCAACGTCGTGCAAAATCAGCCAACGCCGGTTTGATCGCATCGGTGAAATGTTGCGCCAGCAACACGGCATCCGGCGCCGGCTTGCGATAGAACAGCATAGCGGCAACGCCAATTTCATTGACCGTGTGAGCGCGCTCTTTCAACAGGCCGATGACTTTCGCCAGATCCGGCGCAGCGCCGAAATCGGCACCATCCTGCTCCATCAGCGGTTTGACCATCGCCGCCAGCCGCTCGTTGTCAGCCAGCTTGATATAGTGGTTGTTGACCCATGCCAGTTTTTCCACGTTGAACTGCGCCGGCGATTTCGACAAGTGGTCCAGATTGAACCACTGGCAGAACTGCTCCATGCTGAAAATTTCTTCGTCGCCGTGGCTCCAGCCAAGGCGCGCCAGGTAATTCAGCATCGCTTCCGGCAGATACCCCTGCGCAGGATAATCCATCACGCTGACGGCGCCGTGACGCTTCGACAGCTTTTCGCCGTCGGCGCCGAGAATCATCGGTACGTGACCGTACAGCGGCAAGGTTGCTCCCAGCGCTTTCAGGATATTGATCTGGCGCGGCGTATTGTTGACGTGATCATCGCCACGGATGACGTGGGTGATCTGCATGTCCCAGTCGTCCACCACCACGCAGAAATTGTAGGTCGGCGTGCCGTCTGGACGCGCGATCACCAGGTCATCCATTTCCTTGTTGGAGATGGTGATATTGCCCTTGACCACATCGTCCCAGCTAACATCGCCGTCCAGCGGATTCTTGAAACGCACAACCGGCTTGCGGTCTGCAGGAACCGGCGGCAAAGTCTTGCCCGCCTCCGGACGCCATGTACCGTCGTAACGCGGCTTTTCACCGGCGGCACGCATGCGCTCGCGCATCGCTTCAACTTCTTCCGGCGACGAATAACAATGGTAAGCCGTGCCGTCCTTCAGCATTTGCGCGATCACTTCGCGATAGCGGTCCATGCGGCGCATCTGGTAGAACGGACCTTCGTCATGCTCCAGGCCCAGCCACTGCATGCCGTCGATAATCGCCTGCACCGCTTCCGGCGTCGAGCGCTCCAGATCGGTATCTTCGATGCGCAACACGAAAGTGCCGCCGAAATGGCGTGCGAAAGCCCAGGAAAACAGCGCAGTGCGGGCGCCGCCCAGATGCAGGTAACCGGTCGGGCTTGGCGCAAAGCGGGTGCGCACCTTGGTGCTCGGGGAAGTTGAAGCTGGAGTGCTAGCAGTCATGATAAATAAAAACGGCCTTGGCATGCCAAAGCCGTTATCAAGGAAAACCTCATTTTACCGCGTTGCAGCAGCGGATGGAACCGCTGGCCGCAATAGCGCCGCGTCTGTTTGAATGCTACTTGACCGTTACTTCAACGTTACTTCACCGTTACGTTGATGGTTTTGCTCAGTTCCGGCCCATAGGATTGATGTGCGCCGTTAGCGAACTGCATGGTCAGTTTATATTGGCCGGGCGGCAGCGTAACGCTGGTCTCGGTTTGCCCCTTGCCAAAATGCAAATGCTTGTCGTCTATCGGAATCGACTGGCCGGCTGGAATACTATCTTCGTTGATCAGCAAATGGTGATGGCCGGTATTCGGCGTCATGTCGCCGGCCGGCTTGACTTCCATGCCGCTGACGGCGAACTTGACGGTGAACGGGCTACTGACTACGGCGCCGTCTGCTGGTTCGACGAATGAAACCGAAGCGGCGTGGGCCATTTGCGGTAACAGGCTGGCGCTCATCAGAGCGGCGGAAAACAGCAGGGAAAAAATGCGTGATTTCATTGTCTTGTCCTTTATATGGAGGATAGATAATTGGATGCCTCGCTTGACCGGAAATGCCAGCGTCGAAGGCCAAACAATTTACTGAGTGCAATAATACAGCGATGCTGCCAGCTTCGCTTTCAGGAGAAAATTACCATGCAAGTTGCCCACGGCAATCTATTGACCAAGCTGCCATCCGACAGTTCAGCAGAAGTGTTCGAACTCCTGCATGAACGGGCTGGCCTGAAAATCGAAAGGATTGTTTCCAATGGCCAAGCCAGCCCGCCCGGATTCTGGTATGACAATCCGCAAGAGGAATGGGTGCTGCTGCTCAGCGGCAGCGCCGGCCTGACGATAGCAGACACGGCTGAAGAACACGTGATGCAGCCCGGCGCCTGGCTGCATATTCCGGCCCATTGCCGCCACCGCATCGAATGGACCGATGCAACGCAGCCCACCATCTGGCTGGCGGTGCATCATGAGGTTTCCAACGAGACTTAGTCGTTCTTGATCACAATGGTCGGGAATTTGCTGCTCATATCCTTGGCTTTTTCCGCCACCTTGATCGCCACTTTGCGTGCGATCTCTTTATAGATATGCGCCACCGGACCCTCAGGTTCCGCCACCACTGTCGGCGTGCCTGAATCGGTTTGCTGGCGGATCGACATGGTCAGCGGCAAAGCCCCCAGGAAATCGACGCCGTATTCGCCGCACATCCTGGCGCCGCCGCCTTCACCGAAAATCGCTTCGGCATGGCCGCAGTTGGAGCAGATGTGAGTGCTCATGTTTTCGACGATACCGAGAATCGGAATGCCTACCTTCTCAAACATCTTCAAGCCCTTGCGCGCATCCAGCAGCGCGATGTCTTGCGGCGTGGTGACGATCACGGCCCCGGTCACCGGCACTTTTTGCGACAACGTCAGCTGGATGTCGCCGGTACCTGGCGGCATATCGACGATCAGGTAATCCAGGTCGCGCCAGTTGGTTTGGTCCAGCAACTGCTGCAAGGCCTGGGTCACGATAGGGCCGCGCCATACCATCGGCTCGTCCGGATCGACCATGAAACCGATGCTCGAGACTTGCAGGCCGTGGTTTTCCAGCGGCTCCATGGTCTTGCCATCCTTAGTTTCCGGACGGCCGCTGATGCCCATCATCATCGGTTGCGAAGGACCGTAGATATCCGCATCCAGGATGCCGACCTGCGCGCCTTCCGCCGCCAATGCCAGCGCCAGGTTGACCGCCGTGGTCGATTTTCCGACGCCGCCCTTGCCGGACGCGACTGCAATAATGTTCTTGATGTTGGACATCAGCTTGATGCCGCGCTGCACCGCATGCGATTGTATTTTTGAATAGACGTTGGGGCTGACCCGGCCGACGCCAGCCAACGCGCCCACTGCGGCGGCGGCGGCATCGCCAATCAGGGCGAACTGGCTCTTGGCCGGATAGTCCAGTTCGACGTCAAACGCCACATTGGCGCCGTCCAACTGGATATTGCGGGCCGACTTGCTGCTGACCAGATCCTTGCCGGTATTCGGATCGATGACGCTGGATAACGCTGCCTTGACCGCTTCAATCGTGATGCTCATTACTTTTCCTCTATGCAGTTCTTTATAAGATGCGGCAAGTCTAAACCAAATCACCGGCTTTCCGCTGAAGCCAGGCAGATGCAGGGATTTCCGCCGGCCCCTAAATGCAGGTAATCCATCGGTACTAAAGCGAAAACCAGCCCGGCACTGCTAAAATCACTCTTTTATTCCAACCAGCAGCGCTTGACGTTGCAAATTCATTGCCAAATGAGCATTACTTTGACTTCAACTCCACGCCAGTTATTCGTTACTACCGCCCTGCCTTACGCCAACGCAGCGTTTCATATCGGCCACATCATGGAATATATCCAGGCCGACATCTGGGTACGGTTCCAGCGAATGCAGGGCCATGAAGTCAATTTCGTCGGCGCTGACGACGCCCATGGCGCGCCGATCATGATCGCCGCCGAGAAAGCCAACATCACGCCGCAGGAATTCGTGGCGCAGATTGCGGCCGGCCGCAAGCAATACCTGGACGGCTTCCACATCGCCTTCGACAACTGGCATTCGACCGACGGTCCGGAAAACCACGAACTGTCGCGCGACATCTATCGCAAGCTGAAAGCGGCGGGCTTCATCTCGACCAAGACCATCGAACAGTTCTACGACCCGGTCAAGAACATGTTCCTGCCGGACCGTTACATCAAGGGCGAATGCCCGAAATGCGGCGCCAAGGACCAGTACGGCGATTCCTGCGAAGTGTGCAGCTCGGTGTATGCCCCTACCGACCTCAAGAATCCGTACTCGACCCTGACAGGCGCGACGCCGGTAATGAAGTCGTCGGAACACTTTTTCTTCCGCCTGTCGGACCCGCAATGCGTGGAATTCCTGCGCGGCTGGG from the Collimonas arenae genome contains:
- the gltX gene encoding glutamate--tRNA ligase, with the translated sequence MTASTPASTSPSTKVRTRFAPSPTGYLHLGGARTALFSWAFARHFGGTFVLRIEDTDLERSTPEAVQAIIDGMQWLGLEHDEGPFYQMRRMDRYREVIAQMLKDGTAYHCYSSPEEVEAMRERMRAAGEKPRYDGTWRPEAGKTLPPVPADRKPVVRFKNPLDGDVSWDDVVKGNITISNKEMDDLVIARPDGTPTYNFCVVVDDWDMQITHVIRGDDHVNNTPRQINILKALGATLPLYGHVPMILGADGEKLSKRHGAVSVMDYPAQGYLPEAMLNYLARLGWSHGDEEIFSMEQFCQWFNLDHLSKSPAQFNVEKLAWVNNHYIKLADNERLAAMVKPLMEQDGADFGAAPDLAKVIGLLKERAHTVNEIGVAAMLFYRKPAPDAVLLAQHFTDAIKPALADFARRCATVEWNKESLAPMIKEVLAAHTLKMPQFAMPLRLMVTGQLQTPAIDAVLELFGRDTVLARLQPYLV
- a CDS encoding DUF4399 domain-containing protein, which translates into the protein MKSRIFSLLFSAALMSASLLPQMAHAASVSFVEPADGAVVSSPFTVKFAVSGMEVKPAGDMTPNTGHHHLLINEDSIPAGQSIPIDDKHLHFGKGQTETSVTLPPGQYKLTMQFANGAHQSYGPELSKTINVTVK
- a CDS encoding cupin domain-containing protein is translated as MQVAHGNLLTKLPSDSSAEVFELLHERAGLKIERIVSNGQASPPGFWYDNPQEEWVLLLSGSAGLTIADTAEEHVMQPGAWLHIPAHCRHRIEWTDATQPTIWLAVHHEVSNET
- the apbC gene encoding iron-sulfur cluster carrier protein ApbC — its product is MSITIEAVKAALSSVIDPNTGKDLVSSKSARNIQLDGANVAFDVELDYPAKSQFALIGDAAAAAVGALAGVGRVSPNVYSKIQSHAVQRGIKLMSNIKNIIAVASGKGGVGKSTTAVNLALALAAEGAQVGILDADIYGPSQPMMMGISGRPETKDGKTMEPLENHGLQVSSIGFMVDPDEPMVWRGPIVTQALQQLLDQTNWRDLDYLIVDMPPGTGDIQLTLSQKVPVTGAVIVTTPQDIALLDARKGLKMFEKVGIPILGIVENMSTHICSNCGHAEAIFGEGGGARMCGEYGVDFLGALPLTMSIRQQTDSGTPTVVAEPEGPVAHIYKEIARKVAIKVAEKAKDMSSKFPTIVIKND